In Aquila chrysaetos chrysaetos chromosome 2, bAquChr1.4, whole genome shotgun sequence, the following are encoded in one genomic region:
- the LOC115334987 gene encoding LOW QUALITY PROTEIN: 60S ribosomal protein L35-like (The sequence of the model RefSeq protein was modified relative to this genomic sequence to represent the inferred CDS: inserted 1 base in 1 codon; substituted 1 base at 1 genomic stop codon), translated as MAKIKAXHLQGKDEEEPLMQLDDEQLEQAQCHVVKVLGENDFKLSKIDVVSKSVARAMTVISQYQKENLRKXYKGGRHKPLEQWPKMTHGWLSMQNEHKDSLRPKTINKKNKKLYRTQRFTVGS; from the exons ATGGCAAAGATCAAGGCCTGACATCTACAAGGGAAGGATGAAGAGGAGCCGCTGATGCAACTGGATGAcgagcagctggagcaggctcaATGCCACGTCGTGAAGGTCCTGGGGGAAAATGATTTCAAACTCTCCAAGATAGATGTGGTCTCCAAATCCGTGGCCAGAGCCATGACTGTTATCAGTCAGTACCAGAAGGAGAATTTGAGGA TTTACAAAGGTGGAAGACACAAGCCTCTTGAGCAGTGGCCCAAGATGACACATGGTTGGCTAAGCATGCAAAATGAGCACAAAGACAGTCTGAGACCAAAAACCatcaacaaaaagaacaaaaagctatATCGTACCCAGAGGTTCACTGTTGGGTCGTAA